From Penicillium psychrofluorescens genome assembly, chromosome: 6, one genomic window encodes:
- a CDS encoding uncharacterized protein (ID:PFLUO_008716-T1.cds;~source:funannotate), translated as MLDRLNEKMVQDAYKLYARKENSPFNYNPNNLQQDPPPMREYFESEIFLNPIAIQITSTAIGPRPKWTFSSGNTAMPPTPENPPASQPVHSDADFEHPTHPFAYVVNVPLITMTPENGSTEVWLGTHKDSNLSIQEGRHGERTSGRIKTGELEKRRVICPPTQPVVPKSSIIIRDLRLWHAGVGNQTDTVRVMLAMIHFASWYRNPMKLQLADDLKDVIHNEQSLEIPVEWGSKAAVKDQYLNKAFGNAYDFSQGIN; from the exons ATGCTCGACCGGTTGAACGAGAAAATGGTACAGGATGCCTACAAGCTCTATGCACGAAAGGAAAACAGTCCGTTTAACTACAACCCCAACAATCTCCAACAAGACCCTCCTCCGATGCGCGAGTACTTCGAGTCTGAAATCTTTCTAA ATCCCATTGCGATTCAGATCACATCAACCGCAATAGGCCCACGCCCCAAATGGACCTTTTCTTCTGGAAACACTGCCATGCCGCCGACGCCCGAAAACCCCCCGGCCTCCCAACCAGTGCACTCAGACGCAGACTTTGAACACCCAACCCACCCGTTTGCCTATGTTGTTAACGTCCCTCTCATCACCATGACCCCGGAAAATGGCTCGACTGAGGTCTGGCTCGGGACGCACAAGGATTCAAACTTGTCTATTCAAGAAGGTAGACACGGCGAACGGACAAGTGGTCGGATTAAGACCGGAGAGCTAGAAAAGCGCCGGGTGATCTGTCCTCCCACCCAGCCCGTTGTACCGAAAAGTTCTATCATCATCCGTGATCTGCGACTCTGGCATGCTGGAGTTGGCAACCAAACGGATACGGTTCGAGTTATGCTAGCAATGA TTCACTTCGCGTCGTGGTATCGGAATCCAATGAAATTGCAACTCGCAGATGATCTGAAGGATGTCATACATAATGAGCAGTCCCTGGAAATTCCCGTGGAATGGGGATCAAAAGCCGCTGTCAAGGATCAGTATCTGAATAAGGCATTTGGCAACGCCTATGACTTTAGCCAAGGAATCAATTGA